The DNA sequence GGATTCCACAATATTCACGGCACAGTGTATCAAGCCGTCAATGTCGATGACATTGCCCGCAAATTCACTGCCGGCGCCGAGATCACAATTGCGAGTCTGAAAGAAAATAATCTAATCAGATCACTGAATAGACCGGTGAAGGTTCTGGGAAACGGTGAGCTAAAGGTCAGCGTCACTTTGAAAGTGCATGCTGCTTCCAAGTCGGCAATTGACAAGATCACCGCGGCCGGAGGGAAGGTGGAAATCGTCAAGTGATCGAGAAAATACAGAATATCTTTAAGGTCAAAGAGCTGAGGGAGAGGATTCTTTTCACCCTCGGCATTTTGATTATATACCGCATCGGCAGTCACGTACCGACTCCGGGTATTGATGCAGCATTGCTGCAGCAGTTTTTCACCAATCAGGCCGGGACTCTTTTCGGCATGTTTGACATGTTCGTCGGCGGCGCTTTCCAGAAAGCGACGATTTTTTCGCTGGGTATCATGCCGTACATTTCGGCATCGATTATCATTCAGTTGCTGACGCCGATTTTCCCGTATTTCCAGCGCCTCGCCAAGGAAGGTGAAGAAGGCCGCCGGAAAATCACGCAGTATACGCGTTACGGCACCGTAGCGATTGGTTTAATGCAGTCGTTTGGTGTTGCTGTTTGGTTGCAATCACTTCAGCCCGAACCGGGCATTTCCGTTGTCGTGAATCCCGGCGTAGGGTTTATTATGCTGTGCATGATCACCTTCACAGCTGGAACGATATTCATTATGTGGTTGGGTGAAAAGATCACCGAGCGCGGTATCGGCAACGGTATTTCGCTGATTATTTTCATCGGCATTATTGCAACGTTTCCGCGCGCTGTTATTGATTCGTTTACCGACATTCAGTCGGGAGCACGTTCGATATTCAGCGAGTTGTTCCTGTTAATTCTGATGATCGCGACAATCGCAGCGATTGTTGTCGTCACTCGCGCACAGCGCAAAATTCCGGTCCAGCATGCAAAGCGCATCGTTGGCCGCAAGGTAATGGGTGGTGTCACCACACATCTGCCGCTATCGGTTAATACCGCCGGCGTCATTCCGATTATCTTTGCCCAGTCGATCATGTTTGCTCCGGCAACTCTGTTGACTCTGTTCCCGCAGTCCGATTTCGTGCAGAACTTTGTCAGTTATTTGCAGCCCGGAGAGATTGTTTATAGTGTCGTTTATGGCTTGATCATTGTGTTCTTTGCTTACTTCTACACCGCTATCGTTGTCAATCCGATTGACATGGCGGATAACATGAAGAAGCAAGGCGCATTTATTCCGGGTATTCGTCCGGGTCGAAGCACGGCTGAGTATATTGACCGTGTGCTTACCCGCATTACGCTGCCCGGAGCCATTTTCTTCGCGGTCATCGCTGTGATGCCGTATATTTTGATTAAGGCGTTTGATGTCAAGTACTACTTCGGTGGTACAGGCATTCTGATTGTGGTCGGCGTTGCTCTTGACACGCTGCAGCAGGTTGAGTCGCATTTGATTATGCGGCACTATGAAGGCTTCATGAAGCAGGGCAGAATCAAGGGCCGCTCGGCGCTATGAGGCGACTGGTCCTCCTTGGTGCGCCAGGGTCCGGCAAAGGCACGCAAGCCAAGATACTGGCTGCAAGTCTCGGACTGACGCATCTCTCAACCGGTGATATCCTGCGCGAAGAAGTTCGCACCGGCACCGAGTTGGGAATCAAAGCCAAGGAGTACATGAACGCCGGCAAACTGGTTACCGACGCGCTGATTCTCGAAATGATCGAGGCGCGTTTTGCCAGCGACGACGTTCGCAGCGGGTTCATTCTGGATGGGTTTCCCAGGACTCTGCCGCAAGCCGAAGGCTTCGACAAGCTGGCAGAGCGTCTGGAACTTCAGATCGACGCCGTTGTTAATCTTGAAGTCGATAGCGAAGCCATTGTCAAGAGACTGAGCGCTCGTTCGACTTGTTCAACTTGCGGTACGATCTATAACGATCTTACGAAGCCGCCGAAACGTCCGGGTCTTTGCGATCTGGATAACGGCCTTTTGCACCGCAGGACCGACGACAGCGAGATGGTGGTTCGCCACCGCCTCAATGTTTATTTTCAGCAGACCAAGCCCCTCGAGGTCTACTACCGCGAGAGGGAATTGATAATTAGTGTACAGGGTGATAATCCTGTGGAAGTCGTCACGGCGGAGATTATTTCGAAGCTGGAGATGGCTAAAAAAAAAAGCAGAATGATAGAACTGAAGTCGAAATCTGAGATCGCCAAGGTCGCCGAAGCTGGCCGAATTGTCGCACAAGCGCACGATTTGGTCGAATCGATGCTCAAGCCGGGTGTCGAAACGCGCGAGATTGATGATCGTGTGCGCGAGCTGATAATCAAGGAAGGCGGAGTGCCTTCGTTTCTTGGTTATCGCGGCTATCCGGCGTCGACCTGCATCTCGATTAATGAAGTGATCGTGCACGGTATTCCGGGGCGTCGCAAGATCAAGGATGGCGACTTGGTTTCAGTTGATATTGGCGTTTATAAGAATGGATTTCATGCCGATGCAGCCCGCACGTTTTTGGCAGGCAGCGCCGGCGACGAGAAAGAAAAGATCGCTAAGATCGTTCGCGAATCGCTGGAAGCAGGGATTGCTGCCGGTAAGCCGAATGGACGGTTGGGTGATATCTCCAACGCAATTCAGAAACACGCCGAGCGCAACGGTTACTCTGTCGTTCGCGACTTGGTGGGACACGGCGTTGGACGTGCATTGCACGAAGATCCGCAGATTCCCAATTATGGCGCCGCCGGATCAGGACCGGTTCTCAAGGTGGGAATGGTATTGGCGATTGAACCAATGATCAACGCCGGAACCTGGGAGATTGAGACATTAGAAGACGGCTGGACAATCGTGACCGCAGATCGTAAGCTCTCTGCACATTGGGAGAACACTTACGCGGTAACGAGCGACGGCATCGTAGCACTAACAGTTAGCGAGAATTGATGACCAAAGAAGCGACCATTAAAGTCGAAGGTAAAGTTTTAGAACCACTGCCAAATGCCATGTTCAGAGTCGAACTTGACAACGGTCACAAGGTATTGGCGCACGTTTCCGGCAAGATGAGAATGCATTTCATAAAAATACTGCCGGGTGACAAGGTGACATTGGAATTGTCTCCTTACGATTTGAGTAAAGGTCGCATCGTTTATCGATACAAGTAGAAGATTTGTTTCTGGAGTTAAAGATATGAAAGTTCGTTCGTCAGTAAAACCGCGCTGTGAGCATTGCAAAATTATTCGCCGCAACGGCATAGTTCGGGTGATTTGCAGCAAAAATCCGCGTCACAAACAGCGTCAGGGATAGGATCAGGAGGAGAAATTGGCTCGTATTGCAGGCGTAGACTTACCGCGCGAAAAGCGCCTTGAAATTGCGCTTACCTATATTTTCGGTCTGGGACCCGCATCAGCGCGTGAGATTCTCAAGAAGACCGGAATCAATCCTGATCTGCGCGTTCACAAGATGACTGAAGAAGACGTTGCGAAATTGCGCAGCGTGATTGAAAACGATTACCGCGTAGAAGGTGTGCTTCGCAGCGAAGTTGCCATGAATATCAAGCGCTTGATTGATATCGGCAGCTATCGCGGACTGCGCCACCGCCGCGGATTGCCGTTGCGCGGACAGCGCACCAAGACGAACGCTCGCACCCGCAAAGGTCCGAAGCGGACGATCGCCGGCAAGAAGAAAACGCCGACGAAGTAGGATTGTAATGATTTTTAGTTTTCCGATACAGGAGAGGTTAATTGGCTAATCCGAAACCAAAAGGTAAGAAGAAGAAAGCGCGCCGCATCGATCCGATGGGTGTGGCTCATATTCAGTCGACGTTTAACAATACGATCATTTCGATCTGCGATTCCACCGGTGGTGTGATTGCCTGGTCGTCGGCCGGAAAATCCGGATTCAAGGGTTCGAAGAAATCGACGCCGTTTGCGGCTCAGCTGGCAGCGACTTCTTCAGCCAAGGAAGCAATCGATCAGGGTCTGCGTAAAATCGAAGTTTGGGTCAAGGGACCGGGTTCCGGTCGCGAGGCGGCGATTCGTTCACTTCAGGCGGCTGGTCTTGAGATCACCGCTATTAAGGATGTCACTCCGATTCCTCACAACGGCTGCCGTCC is a window from the bacterium genome containing:
- the rpsK gene encoding 30S ribosomal protein S11; its protein translation is MANPKPKGKKKKARRIDPMGVAHIQSTFNNTIISICDSTGGVIAWSSAGKSGFKGSKKSTPFAAQLAATSSAKEAIDQGLRKIEVWVKGPGSGREAAIRSLQAAGLEITAIKDVTPIPHNGCRPPKRRRV
- the infA gene encoding translation initiation factor IF-1: MTKEATIKVEGKVLEPLPNAMFRVELDNGHKVLAHVSGKMRMHFIKILPGDKVTLELSPYDLSKGRIVYRYK
- the rpmJ gene encoding 50S ribosomal protein L36; amino-acid sequence: MKVRSSVKPRCEHCKIIRRNGIVRVICSKNPRHKQRQG
- the secY gene encoding preprotein translocase subunit SecY; this translates as MIEKIQNIFKVKELRERILFTLGILIIYRIGSHVPTPGIDAALLQQFFTNQAGTLFGMFDMFVGGAFQKATIFSLGIMPYISASIIIQLLTPIFPYFQRLAKEGEEGRRKITQYTRYGTVAIGLMQSFGVAVWLQSLQPEPGISVVVNPGVGFIMLCMITFTAGTIFIMWLGEKITERGIGNGISLIIFIGIIATFPRAVIDSFTDIQSGARSIFSELFLLILMIATIAAIVVVTRAQRKIPVQHAKRIVGRKVMGGVTTHLPLSVNTAGVIPIIFAQSIMFAPATLLTLFPQSDFVQNFVSYLQPGEIVYSVVYGLIIVFFAYFYTAIVVNPIDMADNMKKQGAFIPGIRPGRSTAEYIDRVLTRITLPGAIFFAVIAVMPYILIKAFDVKYYFGGTGILIVVGVALDTLQQVESHLIMRHYEGFMKQGRIKGRSAL
- the rpsM gene encoding 30S ribosomal protein S13; translation: MARIAGVDLPREKRLEIALTYIFGLGPASAREILKKTGINPDLRVHKMTEEDVAKLRSVIENDYRVEGVLRSEVAMNIKRLIDIGSYRGLRHRRGLPLRGQRTKTNARTRKGPKRTIAGKKKTPTK
- the map gene encoding type I methionyl aminopeptidase — its product is MRRLVLLGAPGSGKGTQAKILAASLGLTHLSTGDILREEVRTGTELGIKAKEYMNAGKLVTDALILEMIEARFASDDVRSGFILDGFPRTLPQAEGFDKLAERLELQIDAVVNLEVDSEAIVKRLSARSTCSTCGTIYNDLTKPPKRPGLCDLDNGLLHRRTDDSEMVVRHRLNVYFQQTKPLEVYYRERELIISVQGDNPVEVVTAEIISKLEMAKKKSRMIELKSKSEIAKVAEAGRIVAQAHDLVESMLKPGVETREIDDRVRELIIKEGGVPSFLGYRGYPASTCISINEVIVHGIPGRRKIKDGDLVSVDIGVYKNGFHADAARTFLAGSAGDEKEKIAKIVRESLEAGIAAGKPNGRLGDISNAIQKHAERNGYSVVRDLVGHGVGRALHEDPQIPNYGAAGSGPVLKVGMVLAIEPMINAGTWEIETLEDGWTIVTADRKLSAHWENTYAVTSDGIVALTVSEN
- the rplO gene encoding 50S ribosomal protein L15 — its product is MKLGELQKAKGSTTSRKRVGRGPGSGLGEQSTRGHKGARARAGFKYKPWHEGGQMPLLRRLPKRGFHNIHGTVYQAVNVDDIARKFTAGAEITIASLKENNLIRSLNRPVKVLGNGELKVSVTLKVHAASKSAIDKITAAGGKVEIVK